The following proteins are encoded in a genomic region of Amycolatopsis sulphurea:
- a CDS encoding sensor histidine kinase produces MPDSAGPGREFVRKLLHHGTPREPSDHEDATATLARAARYWVVVPTGYRIAQFAKAFIGFVASNGSVGLAVALATTVVALVANSGQLWWFLRSRGLPAHQTTRVLSLDLAAGVLLNVTVAVLAPAAVQPFAIDLAWTWMIGTVAMWAGTRGLPTALLLLAAALPFRAVLSLIGGRAFDEPVALSRSVGDLIGLAVAIVITFVVLILLGTGSRVAFDFGLRSGREAERRRTQRLLHDSVLQSLEAFGLPAPDDEERAATRLGELRRAARAEAAGLRRTITEPVQPGPNRGFVVELANVAAEMAREGLRTQLVTADFADDRLSAERRTALREAVREALRNTAKHSGTGQVVLRVEERDGGITVVARDQGRGFDPGGQAPGFGISQSIEARLTEVGGTGRVESAPGRGTRVTLWVPH; encoded by the coding sequence ATGCCGGATTCCGCCGGTCCAGGACGGGAATTCGTACGAAAACTGCTGCACCACGGCACGCCACGCGAGCCGAGCGATCACGAGGACGCCACCGCGACCCTCGCCCGGGCCGCCCGATACTGGGTCGTCGTACCGACCGGCTACCGGATCGCCCAGTTCGCCAAGGCTTTCATCGGGTTCGTCGCGTCCAACGGCAGCGTCGGACTGGCCGTGGCGCTGGCCACGACCGTCGTCGCGCTGGTGGCGAATTCCGGGCAGCTGTGGTGGTTCCTGCGCTCGCGCGGGCTGCCCGCGCACCAGACCACGCGGGTGCTCTCCCTCGACCTCGCCGCCGGGGTGCTGCTCAACGTCACGGTCGCAGTCCTTGCACCGGCCGCGGTCCAGCCGTTCGCAATCGACCTGGCCTGGACGTGGATGATCGGCACGGTCGCGATGTGGGCAGGTACCCGAGGACTGCCCACGGCGTTGCTGCTCCTCGCCGCGGCCCTACCGTTCCGCGCGGTACTGAGCCTGATCGGCGGACGCGCCTTCGACGAACCCGTCGCGCTCAGCCGTTCAGTGGGCGACCTGATCGGGCTCGCGGTGGCGATCGTGATCACCTTCGTCGTGCTGATCCTGCTCGGCACGGGTTCCCGGGTCGCCTTCGACTTCGGCCTCCGCAGCGGTCGGGAGGCCGAACGGCGCCGTACGCAACGGCTTCTGCACGACAGCGTGCTCCAGAGCCTGGAAGCGTTCGGCCTACCGGCACCGGACGACGAGGAGCGCGCCGCCACCCGCCTCGGCGAGCTACGCCGCGCCGCTCGCGCCGAGGCCGCCGGCCTCCGCCGGACCATCACCGAACCGGTGCAGCCAGGCCCGAACCGCGGTTTCGTCGTCGAACTGGCCAACGTGGCCGCGGAAATGGCCAGGGAGGGCCTGCGCACCCAGCTCGTCACCGCCGACTTCGCCGACGACCGGCTCTCCGCCGAACGGCGCACCGCCCTCCGCGAGGCGGTGCGGGAAGCGTTGCGCAACACCGCGAAACACTCCGGCACCGGCCAGGTCGTCCTCCGCGTGGAAGAACGCGACGGCGGGATCACCGTGGTGGCCAGGGACCAGGGCCGCGGCTTCGACCCGGGGGGCCAGGCACCGGGCTTCGGGATCAGCCAGTCGATCGAGGCCCGGCTGACGGAGGTCGGCGGCACCGGCCGCGTCGAATCGGCACCCGGCCGCGGAACCCGCGTGACGCTGTGGGTCCCGCATTGA
- a CDS encoding SPFH domain-containing protein, which produces MGIFDKIRGEFIDIIEWTDDSRDTIVWRFPRHENEIKMGAKLTVRESQAAVFVNEGQVADAYPPGMYTLQTQNMPVLSTLKGWKYGFNSPFKAEVYFVNTRQFTDLKWGTQNPIILRDPEFGMVRLRAFGGYAVRVVEPVALLKELAGTDPRFRTEEVSEYLRQLIIGKLGPAIAGAGVPMLDLVTQQDQLGGAIANALNLELRANGIEISKFVIENISVPPEVEAAMDKRTQMGVVGNLDQYTQFQSANAIEAAAQNQGGAGEGLGIGLGMALGQRVAGPQGQQQYQQPQYQQQQYQQPPTGPQYQQQPPAAPQYQQAPPGPPPLPQAEQWFLGAGGQQLGPFDRAQLGQQVGAGTLTRETLVWKNGMAAWTPAAQVPEVAALLGATPPPLPPQS; this is translated from the coding sequence GTGGGGATTTTCGACAAGATCCGCGGCGAGTTCATCGACATCATCGAATGGACCGACGACAGCCGGGACACCATCGTGTGGCGCTTCCCGCGCCACGAGAACGAGATCAAGATGGGCGCCAAGCTCACCGTCCGGGAGTCGCAGGCGGCGGTCTTCGTCAACGAGGGACAGGTCGCGGACGCCTACCCGCCCGGCATGTACACCCTGCAGACGCAGAACATGCCGGTCTTGTCCACCCTCAAGGGCTGGAAGTACGGATTCAACTCGCCGTTCAAGGCCGAGGTCTACTTCGTCAACACCCGCCAGTTCACCGATCTCAAATGGGGCACGCAGAACCCGATCATCCTGCGGGACCCGGAGTTCGGCATGGTACGGCTGCGCGCGTTCGGCGGTTACGCGGTGCGCGTGGTCGAGCCGGTCGCGCTGCTCAAGGAGCTGGCGGGCACCGATCCGCGGTTCCGCACCGAGGAGGTCTCCGAATACCTCCGGCAGCTGATCATCGGCAAGCTCGGCCCGGCGATCGCCGGCGCCGGAGTGCCCATGCTCGACCTGGTCACCCAGCAGGATCAGCTCGGCGGCGCGATCGCCAACGCGCTCAACCTGGAGCTGCGGGCCAACGGGATCGAGATCTCGAAGTTCGTCATCGAGAACATCTCGGTCCCGCCCGAGGTCGAGGCCGCGATGGACAAGCGGACCCAGATGGGCGTGGTCGGCAACCTGGACCAGTACACCCAGTTCCAGTCCGCGAACGCGATCGAGGCCGCCGCACAGAACCAGGGGGGCGCGGGCGAGGGGCTGGGCATCGGGCTGGGCATGGCGCTCGGCCAGCGCGTCGCCGGGCCGCAGGGCCAGCAGCAGTACCAGCAACCCCAGTACCAGCAGCAGCAATACCAGCAGCCGCCGACCGGACCGCAGTACCAGCAGCAGCCCCCGGCCGCGCCGCAGTATCAGCAGGCCCCGCCGGGGCCGCCGCCGCTGCCGCAGGCCGAGCAGTGGTTCCTCGGCGCGGGCGGTCAGCAGCTCGGGCCGTTCGACCGCGCACAGCTGGGCCAGCAGGTCGGTGCGGGCACGCTGACCCGCGAGACCCTGGTCTGGAAGAACGGGATGGCCGCGTGGACCCCGGCCGCGCAGGTGCCGGAGGTCGCCGCGCTGCTCGGCGCGACCCCGCCGCCGCTGCCGCCGCAGTCCTGA
- a CDS encoding LLM class F420-dependent oxidoreductase: MQLGIHVPVFDIDGGAGAVAPELARVGAAAEEAGMSWLSFMDHYFQIEATGLPAESPMLEGYTTLGFLAAHTSAIELGLLVTGVTYRHPGLLAKIVTTLDVLSGGRAALGVGAAWFEREHHALGVPFPAVAERFERLEETLRICAQMWDADNDGPFEGKHYRLAETLCSPQPIRRPRVLIGGGGERKTLRLVAQYGDACNLFATSPEEVAHKLDVLRKHCDNLGRDYDAIRKTITAGRPEPEACDEFVRSMADYAKLGVHTALIMPPGGAPAAWVDGMAPAVARLAELG, from the coding sequence TGCCGGTCTTCGACATCGACGGCGGAGCCGGCGCGGTCGCCCCGGAGCTGGCGCGGGTCGGGGCGGCGGCGGAGGAGGCCGGGATGTCCTGGCTGTCGTTCATGGATCACTACTTCCAGATCGAGGCGACGGGGTTGCCCGCCGAGTCGCCGATGCTCGAGGGGTACACCACGCTCGGCTTCCTCGCGGCGCACACGTCGGCGATCGAACTCGGGTTGCTGGTCACCGGCGTGACCTACCGGCATCCGGGACTGCTCGCCAAGATCGTGACCACGCTCGACGTGCTCTCCGGTGGGCGGGCGGCGCTCGGTGTCGGGGCGGCCTGGTTCGAGCGTGAGCATCATGCGCTGGGCGTGCCGTTCCCGGCGGTCGCGGAGCGGTTCGAGCGGCTTGAGGAGACGTTGCGGATCTGCGCGCAGATGTGGGACGCGGACAACGACGGGCCGTTCGAGGGCAAGCACTACCGGCTGGCCGAGACGCTTTGCTCACCACAGCCGATTCGACGGCCGCGGGTGCTGATCGGCGGGGGCGGCGAGCGCAAGACGCTGCGGCTGGTCGCGCAGTACGGCGACGCGTGCAACCTGTTCGCCACCTCGCCGGAGGAAGTCGCGCACAAGCTTGACGTGCTGCGCAAGCACTGCGACAACCTCGGCCGGGACTACGACGCGATCCGCAAGACGATCACCGCGGGCAGGCCGGAGCCGGAGGCCTGCGACGAGTTCGTGCGGAGCATGGCGGACTACGCGAAGCTCGGCGTGCACACGGCCCTCATCATGCCTCCCGGCGGGGCACCGGCCGCGTGGGTCGACGGGATGGCACCGGCTGTGGCGCGGCTGGCGGAGCTGGGCTGA
- a CDS encoding TIM-barrel domain-containing protein produces MRATAGIFRRLGILTAAVCTTVTGLSAPPATASVQTQTVTTANARFQVLSPTLIRTEYSGDGNFADPATFNAIGRGSFAATPFTSTVSGGVLTIRTSAVSLSYRLGSGPFDTSNLSVRLTAGTPVTAAPWQRLVCAAGELCEAEELSHDGPGVGTDHKGSTGTGFLAGFEGDGATVSADVEAPADGAYTLSTRYANGQGGDSQHVTRTLSVTVDGGPSQKLSLPATTDWDTWSVASVDLPLSAGRHTVALTRAPGDSGHVNLDSLAVLQKGAQYPSTSARAITGCGFGASCEAEDGRLAGTTAIATDHNGHSGSGFTAGMQQGGGLTQRIENVPADGKYALHVRYANGTGGDGKHETRTVNVTANGTTRQLQLPATADWDTWNTASIPVDLKAGKGEVALGCRDANSCHINADTLSVTPLDAPAPQPHFALGRYRRGLDGVNGEKGAPATVEGLLHQDGWYLLDDTASAFYDQRSGKVTQRPSHGGKPYQDGYLFGFGRDYQGGLKTLSQLTGPPKLLPRWAYGVWYSEYIDRTEADYRNTILPKFRSEGVPLDVLVVDTDFKAPDTWNGWEMDRKKFPDPKGFFSWAHGEGLHTTLNIHPSIQESDPQYAKAQSIAKGKLAPGCGDGCRVFDWGDPDQLKAYLSLHNDMNQAGNDFWWLDWCCDAARSSLPGVTPDAWINQQYAANMPGRGFAFSRAYGSLQSGGYGNPTAVPTGPWADKRSTLHFTGDTLSTWGTLAMEIGATPNESAATGMSAISHDIGGHVDTAGLPGGETYVEKGQQKRTTKLPDDLYARWVQLGTFQPIDRLHSNHSDRLPWQYGPEAGASAKKFLNLRENLVPYTYSLAQQAATTGVPVVRPTYLQYPNEAAAYPAASKEYFYGPDVLVAPVTTPGSKADTSVWFPPGQWTDYFTGRTYQGGTTQTVSTDLGTMPVFLRSGGILATHTANVQHDAAADQLTVTAAVGGSGTFPLYEDDGEHANRSSTTKIGYAERNGRHTLTVAPTAGKYPGQPAQRTWTVALTGLASAPANVTVNGKAVTGSWDSAKHVLTVQAPKQPIGQALTVSAW; encoded by the coding sequence TTGCGCGCGACGGCAGGAATCTTCAGACGGCTGGGCATCCTCACGGCCGCGGTCTGCACCACGGTCACCGGGCTGTCCGCACCCCCGGCGACCGCGTCCGTGCAGACCCAGACGGTGACCACGGCGAATGCCCGGTTCCAGGTCCTCTCCCCCACCTTGATCCGCACCGAGTACTCCGGCGACGGAAACTTCGCCGACCCGGCCACTTTCAACGCGATCGGCCGCGGCTCGTTCGCCGCGACTCCGTTCACCTCCACCGTTTCCGGTGGGGTGCTGACCATCCGGACCAGCGCGGTGAGCCTGAGCTACCGGCTCGGTTCCGGCCCGTTCGACACGAGCAACCTCAGCGTGCGGCTGACCGCCGGGACCCCCGTCACCGCGGCGCCGTGGCAGCGCCTCGTCTGCGCGGCAGGCGAGCTGTGCGAGGCGGAAGAACTGTCCCACGACGGCCCCGGCGTGGGGACCGACCACAAGGGCAGCACCGGCACCGGCTTCCTGGCCGGTTTCGAGGGCGACGGCGCCACGGTGTCCGCCGACGTGGAAGCCCCAGCGGACGGCGCTTACACGCTGTCGACCCGCTACGCCAACGGCCAGGGCGGCGACAGCCAGCATGTCACGCGCACGCTGAGCGTGACCGTCGACGGCGGCCCCTCGCAAAAGCTCTCCCTGCCCGCTACCACCGACTGGGACACCTGGTCGGTCGCGTCGGTCGACCTGCCGCTCAGCGCCGGGCGCCACACTGTCGCGCTCACCCGGGCACCGGGCGACTCGGGGCATGTCAACCTGGACAGCCTCGCCGTGCTGCAGAAGGGCGCGCAGTACCCCTCGACGTCGGCACGGGCGATCACCGGTTGCGGATTCGGCGCGAGCTGCGAAGCCGAGGACGGCCGGCTGGCCGGGACCACGGCGATCGCCACCGACCACAACGGGCACTCCGGCTCCGGATTCACCGCCGGAATGCAGCAGGGCGGCGGCCTCACCCAGCGGATCGAGAACGTGCCCGCCGACGGCAAGTACGCCTTGCACGTCCGCTACGCCAACGGAACCGGCGGCGACGGCAAGCACGAGACCCGCACTGTCAACGTCACCGCGAACGGTACGACCCGGCAGCTGCAGCTCCCGGCGACCGCCGATTGGGACACCTGGAACACCGCGTCGATCCCGGTGGATCTCAAGGCGGGCAAGGGCGAAGTCGCGCTCGGCTGCCGGGACGCGAACAGCTGCCACATCAACGCCGACACACTCTCTGTCACGCCGCTCGACGCGCCCGCCCCGCAGCCGCACTTCGCACTCGGGCGGTACCGCCGCGGCCTTGACGGCGTGAACGGCGAGAAGGGCGCACCGGCGACCGTCGAAGGGTTGCTGCACCAGGACGGCTGGTACCTGCTGGACGACACCGCTTCGGCCTTCTACGACCAGCGCAGCGGCAAGGTGACCCAACGCCCGTCGCACGGCGGAAAGCCTTACCAGGACGGGTACCTCTTCGGTTTCGGCCGGGACTACCAGGGCGGCCTGAAGACGCTGTCGCAGCTGACCGGGCCGCCCAAGCTGCTGCCGCGCTGGGCGTATGGCGTGTGGTACTCGGAGTACATCGACCGCACCGAAGCCGATTACCGCAACACCATCCTGCCCAAGTTCCGCTCCGAAGGCGTTCCGCTCGACGTGCTCGTGGTCGACACCGATTTCAAGGCGCCGGACACCTGGAACGGCTGGGAGATGGACCGGAAGAAGTTCCCGGACCCGAAGGGATTCTTCTCCTGGGCACACGGCGAGGGCCTGCACACCACACTGAACATCCACCCGAGCATCCAGGAATCCGACCCGCAGTACGCGAAGGCGCAGTCGATCGCAAAGGGCAAGCTGGCACCCGGCTGCGGCGACGGCTGCCGTGTCTTCGACTGGGGTGATCCCGACCAGCTGAAGGCCTATCTGAGCCTGCACAACGACATGAACCAGGCGGGCAACGACTTCTGGTGGCTCGACTGGTGCTGCGACGCCGCGCGGTCCTCCCTGCCCGGAGTCACGCCGGACGCGTGGATCAACCAGCAGTACGCGGCGAACATGCCCGGACGTGGGTTCGCGTTCTCCCGCGCCTACGGATCGTTGCAGTCCGGCGGGTACGGGAACCCGACCGCGGTGCCGACCGGGCCGTGGGCGGACAAGCGCAGCACCCTGCACTTCACCGGGGACACGCTGTCCACCTGGGGCACCCTGGCGATGGAAATCGGTGCCACACCGAACGAATCCGCGGCCACCGGGATGTCCGCGATCAGCCACGACATCGGCGGACATGTCGACACCGCCGGCCTTCCCGGCGGGGAGACCTATGTGGAGAAAGGACAGCAGAAGCGCACCACGAAGCTGCCCGACGACCTGTACGCGCGGTGGGTGCAGCTGGGCACCTTCCAGCCGATCGACCGGTTGCACAGCAACCACAGCGACCGGTTGCCCTGGCAGTACGGGCCGGAAGCCGGTGCCTCCGCCAAGAAGTTCCTGAACCTGCGTGAGAATCTGGTGCCCTACACCTATTCCCTCGCACAGCAGGCGGCCACGACCGGGGTGCCGGTGGTACGCCCGACGTACCTGCAGTACCCGAACGAAGCCGCCGCGTACCCGGCCGCGTCGAAGGAGTACTTCTACGGCCCGGACGTGCTCGTCGCGCCGGTGACCACCCCTGGGTCGAAGGCGGACACCAGCGTGTGGTTCCCGCCGGGTCAGTGGACCGACTACTTCACCGGCCGCACCTATCAGGGCGGCACCACCCAGACCGTGTCCACGGACCTGGGCACCATGCCGGTCTTCCTCCGCTCGGGCGGCATCCTCGCCACGCACACCGCGAACGTCCAGCACGACGCGGCAGCGGATCAGCTCACCGTGACCGCGGCGGTGGGCGGGTCGGGCACCTTCCCGCTGTACGAGGACGACGGCGAGCACGCAAACCGGAGTTCGACCACGAAAATCGGCTATGCGGAGCGGAACGGCCGGCACACGCTGACCGTCGCCCCGACCGCCGGTAAGTACCCCGGGCAACCCGCACAGCGAACCTGGACCGTGGCGTTGACCGGACTTGCCTCCGCACCGGCGAACGTCACGGTGAACGGCAAGGCCGTGACCGGGTCCTGGGACAGCGCCAAGCACGTCCTCACCGTGCAGGCGCCGAAGCAGCCGATCGGGCAGGCGCTGACCGTCAGCGCCTGGTGA
- a CDS encoding serine hydrolase domain-containing protein has product MTDLSELLNHYVETGYLPGAVALVARGDDVRVETAGTLDAEGTAPMTAESIFRFASITKPITAAAVLMLIEDGVLGLDEPVQRWLPELAGRVVVRTPESPVDDVVPARRPITVADLLTSCSGYGFASDFSLPQVQRLFTVDTDGREVQQRPAPDEWLAALARLPLLHHPGEAFLYNTSSDLQGILIARASGRPLPEFLAQRLLEPLGMTDTGFVVPEADRGRFTSYYRPAPDGGLEQADTPDGQWSRPQAFPSGAGGLAGTAGDWLRFARMLLAGGVGEGGRLLSAESVRQMTTNHLTAPQRATGALFLDGQGWGYGGGVDLTRTEPWQIPGRYGWVGGSGTSAHLIPATGEVAILLTQRGMADPAPTPILRDFWQCVAGDQAGSTGRPDPHRRRRYSRPRVRSEPGLAEG; this is encoded by the coding sequence ATGACGGATCTGTCCGAGCTGCTGAATCACTACGTGGAGACCGGGTATCTCCCGGGCGCAGTGGCGCTGGTCGCCCGCGGCGACGACGTCCGCGTCGAGACCGCCGGGACCCTCGATGCCGAGGGTACCGCGCCGATGACCGCCGAGTCGATCTTCCGGTTCGCCTCGATCACCAAGCCGATCACCGCCGCCGCGGTGCTGATGCTGATCGAGGACGGCGTTCTCGGTCTCGACGAGCCGGTGCAGCGGTGGCTGCCGGAACTCGCCGGCCGGGTCGTGGTGCGCACCCCGGAAAGCCCGGTCGACGACGTGGTCCCGGCCCGCCGTCCGATCACCGTGGCCGACCTGCTCACCAGCTGCAGCGGCTACGGTTTCGCGTCGGACTTCTCGCTCCCCCAGGTGCAGCGACTGTTCACTGTGGACACTGACGGCCGTGAGGTCCAGCAGCGCCCGGCACCGGACGAGTGGCTCGCCGCGCTGGCCCGGCTCCCGCTGCTGCACCATCCGGGCGAAGCGTTCCTCTACAACACCAGCTCCGACCTGCAGGGCATCCTGATCGCGCGGGCGAGCGGCCGGCCCCTGCCGGAGTTCCTCGCGCAACGGCTGCTTGAGCCGCTGGGCATGACCGACACCGGATTCGTCGTGCCGGAGGCCGACCGGGGCCGATTCACCAGCTACTACCGCCCGGCCCCGGACGGCGGGCTGGAACAGGCCGACACCCCGGACGGCCAGTGGAGCAGGCCGCAGGCCTTCCCGTCCGGCGCGGGCGGGCTGGCGGGGACGGCGGGCGACTGGCTCCGGTTCGCCCGGATGCTGCTGGCCGGCGGCGTCGGCGAAGGCGGCCGGCTGCTTTCGGCGGAGTCCGTGCGGCAGATGACCACCAACCACCTGACCGCACCCCAGCGAGCCACGGGCGCCTTGTTCCTGGACGGCCAGGGCTGGGGCTACGGAGGGGGCGTCGACCTGACACGCACCGAACCGTGGCAGATACCCGGCCGTTACGGCTGGGTCGGTGGTTCCGGCACCAGCGCGCACCTGATCCCGGCCACCGGCGAAGTCGCCATCCTGCTCACCCAGCGCGGGATGGCCGATCCGGCACCGACGCCGATACTCAGGGACTTCTGGCAGTGCGTCGCCGGGGACCAAGCCGGATCCACCGGCCGACCGGACCCACACAGGCGGAGGCGGTACAGTCGCCCGCGGGTCCGGAGTGAGCCAGGCTTGGCAGAGGGGTAG
- a CDS encoding putative quinol monooxygenase produces MIFITAKFLIKPEHADDWPEISRAFTEATRAEPGCLWYDWSRSLADPNEYVLVEAFRDDDAGAAHVGSAHFKAAQQELPPYLAQTPRIVNAKVDQDDWSELGELAVRD; encoded by the coding sequence ATGATCTTCATCACCGCGAAGTTCCTCATCAAGCCCGAACATGCGGACGACTGGCCGGAGATCTCGCGCGCGTTCACCGAAGCGACCCGCGCCGAGCCTGGCTGTCTCTGGTACGACTGGTCCCGCAGCCTGGCCGACCCGAACGAATACGTGCTCGTCGAAGCGTTTCGCGACGACGACGCGGGCGCCGCGCACGTCGGCTCGGCGCATTTCAAGGCCGCGCAACAGGAACTGCCGCCGTACCTGGCGCAGACCCCGCGCATCGTCAACGCGAAGGTGGACCAGGACGACTGGTCCGAGCTGGGCGAGCTGGCCGTCCGGGACTGA
- a CDS encoding ABC-F family ATP-binding cassette domain-containing protein, producing MSDLRIVLSGISFSWADGTPVFDRLSATFPTGRTGLVAPNGAGKSTLLKLIAGRLAPAAGSVTADGLLGYLPQDLPLTTDRTVAEVLGADAILHAITAIEGGDADEAHFTTIGADWDIEDRTRAQLDRLGLDDVDLDRRLDTLSGGQIVSLGLAAQLMREPDVLLLDEPTNNLDRHARDQLYAVLESWPGCLVVVSHDRALLDRMDRIAELEPGGIRFYGGTFTEYEAAVQAEREVAEKNIRNAEQEVKREKREMQQARERAARRASNAARNVADAGLPKIFAGTMKRNAQESAGKADGTHSARVGAAKAKLDQAERALRDEQKISLELPKTAVPAGRTLFTGKHLRVRDLFPGEGVELSVRGPERIALTGPNGSGKSTLLRLVHGALDPDSGAMSRAEGRVAYLSQRLDLLDPGRTVAQNLAAAAPEMPPADRMNLLARFLFRGDRAHLPVDVLSGGERLRATLACVLFAEPAPQLLLLDEPTNNLDLVSTAQLESALNAYRGAFVVVSHDERFLTEIGIDRRLRLAGGVLEEIG from the coding sequence ATGTCCGATCTTCGTATCGTCCTGTCCGGGATCTCCTTCTCCTGGGCGGACGGCACGCCGGTTTTCGACCGGCTTTCCGCCACCTTCCCCACCGGCCGCACCGGGCTGGTCGCTCCGAACGGCGCGGGGAAATCCACGCTGCTCAAGCTCATCGCCGGGCGGCTCGCACCGGCCGCGGGCAGTGTCACCGCCGACGGCCTGCTCGGCTACCTGCCGCAGGATCTCCCGCTCACCACCGACCGCACCGTCGCCGAGGTGCTCGGTGCCGACGCGATCCTCCATGCCATCACGGCGATCGAAGGGGGCGACGCGGACGAAGCACACTTCACCACCATCGGCGCCGACTGGGACATCGAAGACCGCACCCGCGCCCAGCTCGACCGGCTCGGGCTCGACGACGTGGACCTGGACCGGCGGCTGGACACGCTCAGCGGCGGCCAGATCGTGTCGCTCGGCTTGGCCGCGCAACTGATGCGTGAACCCGATGTACTGCTGCTCGACGAACCCACCAACAACCTCGACCGGCACGCCCGTGACCAGTTGTACGCGGTGCTGGAGAGCTGGCCCGGCTGCCTCGTCGTGGTCAGCCACGACCGCGCGCTGCTCGACCGGATGGACCGGATCGCCGAGCTCGAACCCGGCGGTATCCGTTTCTACGGCGGCACTTTCACCGAGTACGAGGCCGCAGTACAGGCCGAGCGCGAGGTGGCGGAGAAGAACATCCGCAACGCCGAGCAAGAGGTCAAACGCGAGAAACGCGAGATGCAACAGGCACGCGAACGCGCCGCGCGCCGGGCGAGCAACGCCGCGCGCAACGTCGCCGACGCGGGGCTGCCGAAGATCTTCGCCGGCACCATGAAACGCAACGCCCAGGAGTCCGCAGGGAAGGCCGATGGCACGCACTCCGCCCGGGTAGGCGCGGCCAAGGCCAAGCTCGACCAGGCGGAACGCGCCCTGCGCGACGAGCAGAAAATCAGCCTGGAACTGCCGAAAACCGCGGTACCCGCCGGGCGCACGCTCTTCACCGGCAAGCATTTGCGTGTCCGGGATCTGTTCCCTGGAGAGGGCGTGGAGCTGTCCGTCCGCGGCCCCGAGCGGATCGCACTGACCGGCCCGAATGGCTCCGGCAAGTCGACCCTGCTGCGCCTCGTGCACGGCGCCCTCGACCCGGATTCCGGCGCGATGAGCCGGGCCGAAGGCCGGGTCGCCTACCTGTCGCAACGACTGGATCTGCTCGACCCCGGCCGCACGGTCGCGCAGAACCTCGCCGCCGCGGCTCCGGAGATGCCGCCCGCGGACCGGATGAACCTGCTGGCCCGGTTCCTGTTCCGCGGCGACCGCGCGCACCTGCCGGTCGACGTGCTCTCCGGCGGCGAACGGTTGCGCGCCACACTGGCCTGCGTCCTGTTCGCCGAGCCCGCCCCGCAACTGCTGCTGCTCGACGAGCCGACGAACAATCTCGACCTGGTCAGCACCGCGCAGCTGGAAAGCGCGCTCAATGCCTACCGGGGCGCGTTCGTCGTGGTCAGCCACGACGAACGGTTCCTCACCGAGATCGGGATCGACCGGCGGCTACGGCTGGCCGGCGGAGTACTGGAGGAGATCGGCTGA
- a CDS encoding helix-turn-helix domain-containing protein: MDAVSARTTRHFAHRVRGREVGFTPAAARAPAAFDWPENVKQLRRVVREAAARSEVIDVPHLPADVFTNAGHRLSRLQAMERDEIVRCLAQPGATVVAAAAELGMARATIYRKMTQCGIKARQLRS, from the coding sequence GTGGACGCCGTGTCCGCCCGGACGACGCGCCACTTCGCGCACCGGGTGCGCGGCCGTGAGGTCGGCTTCACCCCGGCCGCCGCGCGGGCGCCGGCCGCTTTCGACTGGCCGGAGAACGTCAAGCAGCTACGCCGGGTCGTGCGCGAGGCCGCGGCCCGGTCCGAGGTGATCGACGTGCCGCACCTGCCCGCCGACGTGTTCACCAACGCCGGGCACCGGCTCAGCCGCCTGCAGGCGATGGAACGCGACGAGATCGTGCGCTGCCTCGCCCAGCCCGGCGCCACGGTGGTGGCCGCCGCGGCCGAACTGGGCATGGCGCGCGCGACGATCTACCGCAAGATGACGCAGTGCGGCATCAAGGCGCGGCAGCTGCGTTCCTGA